tctctctctctctctccctctccctctccctctctctctctctctctctctctctcttcctttctttacTGATtctaaacctctctctctctctctctctctctctctctctctcttcctttctgtaCTGATtctaaacctctctctctctctctctctctctctctctctctctctctctctctctctcgctgtctctccgttaacctccccctccccctctccctctgttcacccctctctctctctccgtccctcgccccgccccccccagcctaCATCGAGGACGTGGCGCGCTGCGTGGACCAGAGCAAGCGGCTGATCATCGTCATGACGCCCAACTACGTGGTGCGCCGCGGCTGGAGCATCTTTGAGCTGGAGACGCGCCTGCGCAACATGCTGGCCAGCGGCGAGATCAAGGTGATCCTGATCGAGTGCGCCGAGCTGCGCGGCATCATGAACTACCAGGAGGTGGAGGCCCTGAAGCACAGCATCAAGACCCTCACCGTCATCAAGTGGCGCGGCGCCGACGCCAGCAACCCCCTCGCCTCCAAGTTCTGGAAGCAGCTGCGCTTCGAGATGCCGTACCGTCACGCCGAGCCCGACCTGGGCGTGGCGCCGCACGAGCGGGCGCTGGACGTCAGCGAGCAGGGCCCCTTCGGCGAGCTGCAGACCGTGTCGGCCATCTCCATGGCGGCGGCCACCACGACCGCCATGGCGACGGCGGGGCACCCCACCCTGCGCGCGTCGTTCCACAGCTCGCAGTGCCACGCGCAGGTGCGGCAGCAGaaacactactaccaccacgGCGGGTACGACTACGACCTGCCGCAGCACGGGGGCACGCTGCCGTCCCTGTCGTCGCtgcagcatcagcatcagcatcagcagggcggcggcggcggcggcgggcagcAGCACACGTACTGCAACATCCCCATGACGCTGCTCAACGGCGGGCAGCAGCGGGGCGGGCAGTCCGCCAGGTCGCCGCGGCAACGGAGCCTGGAGGAGGCGATGGCGACGCAGCATCCGGCCAACGCCATGCTGCCGCTGTTGCCCCGGGAGACGAGCATCTCCAGTGTTATCTGGTGATGGCCAGGCCGGTTAGAAATGTTGGCGGATTGGACGAACGCGAGAGCGCCGGTTGAGAAGGACCGTGGGCAGTTTGACCGGAAGACGGGATCAGTTCTTTTGAACTGTTGGGGTTTTTGGAGGGAGTCGCGCGTTTCGGCGTTTGGCACTAGCTAGCTCGCCGCAGGACTGTCCAcgtgctgctgcagctgggtTTGCACCAATTGGAACACAGAGGGGGAGTCGGAGCCGCTTGACAATGGAGGCGAGGGATTATGGGATGTGAGGGTCTTTTTTGctggcttttttctttttcggcTGTTTGCGTTCCTTTCGTCTGAAAAGAGCTTTCGCGGGAATTAAACACTGGACAATCGAGAGGAACTCTTCGTTTTTTTTACATGCCtgacagaaaaaataaaacgtacctAACACAAATGGACACCAACTCTTGATTACCCAGAGACTCAAGGAATACAGGGTTCTGTACATAAGGTTTTCTAATTCTTTGtagcatctgtttttttttttctctcgctATCTTGTATTTTATCATGGTTTTTGggaacctttttttattttaactttCTTTTATATATCATTTTGTTCTGGATTTGTGCAAAAGTGAAGCAATGGGCTGTGGTGTGTGTTAAAATATTGTTTCTTTAATCCTAACTTGCTGTTGGCTCACAAAGTCAATAAAGGGCGAGTTTCAAGTCGGACGGGGGTTGGGTCAAAAGAGAAACAACGATAGTTTGATTTAAATTTGTTTGTACTTAAACTTCGTCTTCTCTCGGTCAGTCGGGCCGTCGGGACTGAGTAATATAATCTGGTACTCGCTCCACCAGGTAACTAGATTATGCAAAAATACACTGAAGGAAAGGAAGACGCCCAAAAGATAGTTTTATATTCCGTCTTAAATGATCACGTCAGCTGAACGCAAATTACGAAGTTGTGGAGACAACACTTTATCCGAGATGAGAGATTTGAGGAGAAAACACTGGTGCTCACATTGTTCACACCACAATCCATTCCTGACATTGTTTAATGCTCTCtctatcaccctctctctctctctctctctctctctctctctctctctctctctctctctctctctctctctctctctctatctcttacacacactgtctctctgcctctggatGATATTTACTTTTTTAAGACAAAAATACAGCCTTGCTATTTACTTTAAAAGaagaatatatatgtatatcacCTAAAACTAAAATAAGTGGGTTATTTTATGAAAAAAAGGGGGTCTATTTTTGTAACCGAGGAATATTTGCTTAGAAAAGAGATATAACCTATATATAAGCGGTTTGGGAGAGGAAAGAACGAAACACGGAACCATCGCCAAAAAAAATGTCAATCTCGATATACTGCGTAActcaaaataaagtaataatcaATAGACGGCCATTCGCGATACGTCTTATCCGTACCGATCAGTAAAAACGCCGTAATAAACcgcaacttcaacatgtgtcaCTCAACCAAGTATGCAACTCAGTGCGTTTTTTTTTCCGATCAACCCTACCGATGTCTGTTTACGAtcgcgtttgtttgttttcggtGCAGGGCGGTCGCTGGACGGTAGATACGCGAGTCAAGACACGCGTATCATGCGTCGCTTTGTTTTCGGTACGCAATAATGCGTAGCAGCAAAGACATCGCGGAGAATGCTCTCGCTGCGCACGCTCGATCCAAAGCCTGTGAGCGAGATGGGGCGAGTGTGCCCGAACTTCAACACGAAGGACCAAATAAAGCTAGCAGACAGGGCTAACGGCACTACCCGCGTTTTTTTGTCGGCAAAACACATCTGCGACAACTTataatgagaaacaatagtCTCGTTGAATAGGGCTTTCAGGTCTACATTTTGTTTTCCGCTACGGGCTCATTCACACTTAATCTGGCGCTTGCGGAGATTAGCGCAGACTGCTGCGGCGATGTGGGAGGAGTCACTTCCTGCCCTGTTTGTGACGTCATGTTGTGAACTttaacccctcctccctcatggCGGGGCTGAACCGCCCTGGAAAGGGCAAACACAGCGGCGGTCGGTTTCTCTTACGTCTTCACAGCCGCTCGTTAAACAGCAGGATGCTACGATGCTAAGGCTACACGGTAAACACAACGTTCTTCCTCCCCTGGGAGTCTTCCGGTTTGAGTGCTGGCTTatgtgattggctgccgcagcgTGACGTCGGGTTGCGTCTCTCAAAAAGTTTAATCGGATTACATTTTTCTCCTCGCTCAAACGCAAGACCCCCATTTCCGAACGGGCGTTTTCGCCGCAACACCTGATTCCGTGTGATAGGGCCTAGGGCTACGAGTTGCTGCTAGATTGTCTCGCTTTGCCGACTAACACCACTGCACACATAGAGTTGCTTTATTCCGATCGTTTTGACAGTTGGTTTTTGGACGATTTTagaattattaaaaaatgtgtgtcaaTTGTTTCTCAAATAAACATCGGAGAAAATCGTGcgtaaaaaaatattaatattccCGAGAAGATAGTCACtggtatttttctctttttttgacCAAACGTCAGgaataaacaaattattttctgATAACTGTAGTCGAGAAAGAAATAACCATAATACGAGAAG
The nucleotide sequence above comes from Gadus chalcogrammus isolate NIFS_2021 chromosome 4, NIFS_Gcha_1.0, whole genome shotgun sequence. Encoded proteins:
- the LOC130381015 gene encoding interleukin-1 receptor accessory protein-like 1-B, coding for MNSTYCMKVSMSLTVSENDTDLCYNSLMRFSEKAELSKNKEITCPGIDDYIQPGVEPEITWYKECKPKQWRPTVLRTRDTLSIQEVLEDDIGNYTCELQFGSFLVRRTTELSVTENKDYDAYLSYTKVEPDQWSQETREEERFALEILPDVLEKHFGYKLFIPDRDLIPTGSFTNDHFQDDTRLLRAYIEDVARCVDQSKRLIIVMTPNYVVRRGWSIFELETRLRNMLASGEIKVILIECAELRGIMNYQEVEALKHSIKTLTVIKWRGADASNPLASKFWKQLRFEMPYRHAEPDLGVAPHERALDVSEQGPFGELQTVSAISMAAATTTAMATAGHPTLRASFHSSQCHAQVRQQKHYYHHGGYDYDLPQHGGTLPSLSSLQHQHQHQQGGGGGGGQQHTYCNIPMTLLNGGQQRGGQSARSPRQRSLEEAMATQHPANAMLPLLPRETSISSVIW